Part of the Ornithinimicrobium flavum genome, ACGTCCCGCTCCACGACCTGCTGCAGCTCCTGGGCCAGCTCGGTGAAGACCTCCGTCACGTCCTCGCCACCGGTGGTGATCCGGTCCAGGGCGGCACCGATGCGGGCACCACCGCCGGGGACGAAGACGCGCGCGTAGTCCTGGGACTGGGTGTTGGGCAGCTGCTCCAGCGCGGTCTCGAAGTTGGGGTTCTCCTCGAGGTAGCCCTGGACCTCCTCGGTGTCGATGGCGTCCTTGCGGACGGGCACGTACCCCGTGGCCTGGCTGAAGGTCACCGTGTTCGCGGTGTTGGTGTACCAGTCGACGAACTCGGCCGCGGCCGCCTTGCGGGCCTCGGAGATGTTGTTGGAGACCGCCAGGCCGGCGCCACCGGTGGTCACGCCCGGCTGCGGGCCGGGGAGGAAGGCGGTGCCGAAGTCGAAGGTGGCGGTCTCGACCAGGCCGCCGAGCGAGCCGGTCGACTGGAGCAGGGCTGCCGCCTGACCGGCGGCGAAGTCGCTGTTCGGGTCGGTCGCGATGACGAAGTTGCCGGACTCGACCTGCTCCTGGAGGAACTCCCCGGCGGCGATCGACCCCTCCGAGGTGAGGACCGAGGTGTCCCACTCCTGCGAGTAGGCGCCGTCGAAGGTCCAGATCATGCCCTGGAAGTACCAGTCGAGGTAGTTGGAGCCGTCGGGGATGGTGAGGGCCGGCATACCCGGGTTGGCCTCACGCAGGTCGGTCGCCCACCCGGCGAACTCCTCCCACGTCTCGGGGCCGCGGTCCGGCAGTCCCGCCGCCTCCCACATGTCCTTGTTGTAGTAGAAGAGGGGGGTCGAGCGGGCGTAGGGGACGGCGTAGTGCTGGTCCTCGAAGACGTAGTCCTCACGCAGCGAGTCGACGTAGCTGCTCGTGTCCACGTCCGCGGCCTCCCACAGCTCGTCCAGCGGCGCGATGGCGTCGTTGAGCATCATCGGGAACCAGGTGACGTCCGAGGCGACGACCACGTCGGGCACGTCGCTGCCGGCCTGGGCGGCGTTGAAGCGGTTGGCGACCTCCTCGTAGTTGGCGCCGGCGGTCACCAGCTGGATGCTCACCCCGGTCTCCTCCTCGTAGGCGGCGATGAGCTCCTCCTCGGTCTCCTTGGACCCACCGGGGTGGTTGGACCAGAACACCAGGCTGGTGACCTCCTCGTCCGCGCCGCCGCCGGCGGCACCGGTGGCGCCGTCGTCCTCGTTCGTGCCGCCGCCACCGGTCCCGGCGCAGGCGGTCAGCAGGCTGGCGGTCAGGGCCAGGCCCAGGATCGTGGGGATGGGACGGGTCATGTTCTCTCCTCGGCAGGTGCCCGGCGGGCGGGCGCGGTGGTGGACGGGGTCGATGGGTGCGGGGTCGGTGGGTCGGGGGTGGACGGGTATGCGGTCATGGCGGCTCAGCCCTTGACCGCCCCGGCGGTCAGGCCCTTGATCATGTGACGCTGCAGCAGCAGGAAGACCAGCAGGATGGGCAGCATGGTCAGCACGGTGCCGGCCATCACCGGCCCCCAGTTCGTGAAGCCCTCGGCGTCCTGCAGCTGGGTCAGGCCGACCGGCAGCGGCGCGGTCGAGGCGTCGTCGGCCATGAGCAGGGGCCACAGGTACTGGTTCCACTCGTTGACGACGGTGATGAGCGTGAAGGCGATGACGGTGGGCCAGGACATCGGCAGCACCACCCGCCAGAGCAGGGTGAACGGGCCGGCGTGGTCCATCTCGGCGGCCTCGATGATCTCCCCGGGCAGGGAGATGAAGTGGTTGCGCATGAGGAAGGTCCCGAAGGCCACCCCGGCCAGCGGGATCATGATGCCCTGGAAGGTGTTGCGCCAGCCCAGCTCGGCCACGAGCGCGTAGTTGCTGATCCAGGTGATCTGGCTGGGGACCATGAGCGCCGCGATGATGAACAGCAGCGCCAGCGTGCGACCGGGGAAGCGCAGGAAGGACAGGGCGAAGGCCGACAGCACCCCGATGACCACCTGGACGATCGTGAGGGTGCCGGTGATGAAGACCGAGTTGCGCAGGTAGCTCAGGAACGGCACGCCCTGCCGGACGCCGTCGTAGTTCTCGAAGGTGACCGGGTCCGGGACCCACGTCACCGGGACCGAGTAGATGTCGCTGCGCTCCTTGAGGGAGGCCGCGAGGATCCAGTAGAGGGGCAGGGCCACCACGACCACGACCAGCACCATGGCCAGGTAGCCGCTGACGGCCGACACGGGGCTGCGCCGTTCGTGGGGCGCGATCTGGGCGGTGCTCACTTCTCCCGGCCCCTCTCCATGACCCACACCTGCATGAGGGTGATGACGAGCAGGGCGAGGAACATGACCGTGGCGACGGTGGCGCCGTACCCGGCCCGCAGGTTGACGAAAGTCTCCTGGTAGATCTGGTAGACCATCGTGGTCGTGCCGTTACCGAAGGGTCCGCCCCGGGTCATCGTGTGGATGACGTCGAAGACCTGGAAGCTGTTGAGCATCACGGTGATGAGCAGGAAGAAGGTCGCGCCCCGGAGCTGGGGCCAGATGACCATCCGGAAGCGCGTCCAGGCGGAGGCGGAGTCGATCTCGGCGGCCTCGTCCAGGTCGCGTCGCCGGGCCTGGAGGGCCGCCAGGTAGATGACGAAGGTGTACCCGAGGTTCTTCCACACGTAGGTGATGGTGACCATGAACAGCGCCCACCCGGCCGACTGGTAGAAGTTGGGCGGGGTGATGCCGATCGTGCGCAGCAGGTCGGGCACCAGGCCGAAGGTGGGGGTGAAGATGAACTGGAAGGCCACGCCGATGGCCGCGCCCGACAGCACGAACGGGGCGAAGACCAGCGACCTCACCCCACCACCGCGGCCGAAGAGCTTCTGGTCCAGGAGCAGGGCCAGCGCCAGGCCGATCACCATGGAGCCGATCACTGCGGCACCGGTGAAGATCAGCGTGTTCCACAGGACCGTCCGGCTCGAGTCGCTGGTGAAGAACTCGACGTAGTTGTCCCACCCGATGAAGGTGGACCGCGGGCTGCCGAGGTTCCACCGGAAGAAGCTGAGCCGGATGTTGTCGACGAGGGGCCGGTAGGTCCAGACCAGGAGCAGGAGGACGTTGGGCAGGAGCAACGCCGCGGCGAGCAGCGCCTCCTTGCCCCGTCCAGGTCGTTCCTCGATCCGGCTCACGCGGCGCGACGCTACTAGACCTTCGGCAACGATGCGCACCCGGGCCGGTGGACAGCAGGTGGCGCCCGCGTGTCCGCCGCGTGACCGGCTGCGTGACCCAGCCCGGGCCGTGGTCCAATCGGGCGGTGACGACCCGGCCCGCCCACGCAGCCCTGGCCGCCCTGGGGGCGGCGACGCTGTGGGGGACCACGGGGACGGCCCAGGCACTGGGGCCGCAGGGGACGGACCCGACGTCCGTGGGCGCTGCCCGGGTGGGCCTCGGTGCGGTGGTGCTGGTCCTGCTGGCCCTGGTCCACCGTCGGCGTCGTCCGGGCGGGCCCGACCGCCCCGCCGCGCTGCTGGGGGCGACGGGGGTGGCGGGCGGCCCGGTCGGCCGTGTCCCGGGCCCGGTGGTGCTGGTCGTCGGGGGGCTCGCCGTGGCGGCCTATCAGGCGTTCTTCTTCCTGGGGGTGGCACGGGCCGGCGTCGCGGTGGGCACGGTCGTGGCGCTCGGCGTCGCGCCCCTGGCGACGGGCTTGCTGGGGACGGGGCTGGGTGAGCGACCGACGGCCCGCTGGCTGGTCGCGACGGTGGGTGCCGTCGGGGGGATCGGCCTGCTCGTCAGCGGCTCCGCACCCGGCGGGGGTGACGTCGACCTTGTGGGGCTGGGCGCGGCCCTGGGTGCCGGGGTGTCCTACGCCGTCTACACCGTGGCTGCCCGCGCCCTGCTGGTGCGCGGCGCGGACGGGAGGAGCGTGGTGGCCGGCTTCTTCACGATCGCGGCGGTGCTGCTGGCCCCCGCCCTGGCCCTCGGCGACCTGGGCTGGCTGGCCACGGGCGCGGGCGCGCTCATGGTCCTGTGGCTGGGGGTGGCCGCCACCGGGGTGTCCTACGTGCTCTTCCAGCAGGGGCTGGCCGGGCTCCCCGCCGGGACCGTCGCCACCCTCTCCCTCGCCGAGCCTGTGACCGCGACCCTCCTCGGGGTCCTCCTGCTGCGCGAGGACGTCACCGGTCTCACGGCGGTAGGCATCCTGGTGGTCCTGGGCAGCCTGTCGGTCATGGCCGTGCGGCGGCGGACGCCGGGCTAGGGTGGCCACCATGAGCGAGCGCACCGACGCGTCCATCTCCGCCCTCCCGCTCCCCGCCGAGGAGGACGTGCCGGAGGGTGTGCAGCGGCTGTGGGCCAGGTCGCGCGAGGTCTTCGGCTTCGTGCCCAACGTCTTCGTGGCGCAGGCCTACAACCCCGAGCAGTTCCAGGCCTGGTGGGCCTACTTCAACCTGCTGGTCAACAAGCCGGGCCACCTGAGCAACGCCGAGCGTGAGCTCCTGGCCGTGGTGGTCAGCGGCGTCAACCGCTGCACCTACTGCGCCGTCTCGCACGGGGCGGCCCTGCGGCACCACAGCGGCGACCCCGTCACCTCCGACCTGGTCGCCGTCAATTGGCGGCAGGCCGACCTGCCCGAGCGGGAGGCGGCGCTGGCCGCCTACGCGGAGAAGCTCACCCTCACCCCCGCCGAGGTGACGCCCGAGGACCTCGACCCGCTGCGGGGCGTGGGGCTGGACGACCACGCCATCCTCGAGGCGATCCAGGTCATCGGCATGTTCAACATGACGAACCGGATCGCGACGGCCATCTCCATGGTGCCCAACGTCGAGTACCACTCCCAGGCCCGCTGAGCCCCGATGCCCGAGGGTGACGCCGTCTGGCGCACCGCCTCCCGTCTGCACGGGGCACTGGCCGGTGAGCTGATCGCCGGCTGCGACCTGCGTGTGCCGGCCCTGGCCACGAGCGACCTGTCGGGGAGGCGCACGCTGGAGGTGGTCCCCCGGGGCAAGCACCTCCTGCACCGTGTCGAGGGCGGTCTCACCCTGCACAGCCACCTGCGGATGGACGGCTCGTGGCGGGTGCAGCCGGCCGGTGCGAGGTATGCGGCGGCGCGCCGCCACACCACGCGCGCCCTGCTGTGGACCGCCGCGGTCGTGGCCGTCGGGGACAGGCTGGGGATGCTCGACCTGGTGCGGACGGTGGACGAGGGTCGGGTCGTGGGACACCTGGGGCCCGATCTCCTGGATCCGGGCTTTGACCTGGACCTGGCCGTGGCGAACCTGCTCGCCGAGCCCGGCCGGGGGGCCGCGGAGGCGCTGCTGGACCAGCAGAACCTGGCCGGGATCGGCACCATCTGGGCCAGCGAGCCCCTCCACCTGCACCGGATCTCCCCCGCCACGCCCGTCGGCGAGGTCGGGGCCGAGCGGCTGCGCGAGCTGCTCACCACGACCCGGCAGCTCATGGTGCGCAGCTGCCGGCTCCCCCGGACCACGACCACCGGGTCCACCACCCCCGGGGAGGAGACGTGGGTCTTCGGCCGGCCCGACCGACCCTGCCACCGGTGCGGGTCCCTCGTGCGGCAGCTCACGGTGGGGTCGGCCCCCCGGGAGCGGATCGTGAGCTATTGCCCCACCTGTCAGCGGTGAGCGACCGGACTCGGCTCAGGCGGCGGAGACGACGGCGCGGCGCCGGGTGGTGACCTCGCTGCGCCGGATCGGCTGGGCCAGCCCGTCGGTCAGGACCGCGGTCATCTGCTGCTGGGCGGCCTCGGCCAGGCTGACGCGGTCCGCGACGTCGGAGAGCATGTCGGACAGGGGCACGTCCAGGGCCCGGCAGATCGAGGCCAGCAGCTCGGAGGAGGCTTCCTTCTCACCGCGCTCGATCTCGGACAGGTAGCCGAGGGAGCACGAGGCCGAGGCGCTGACCTCCCGCAGCGTCCGACCCTGGGTCTGGCGGGTCTCGCGGAGGGCGTCGCCCAGCTCGCGTCGCAGCAGCACCATGGTCGTCCCTCCTCAGCAGCTCGTCGACCGGGCGGTCTCTCCCGGATGGTCTCCTACGGTACATCCCCGGTCCGACAGTGTCGGGGGGAGCGTGTCGTGCAGCAGCCGCAGCGCGGCGCTCACGCTGGCGGTGCGGATCTGCGCCCGGTCACCCTGCAGCCTCAACGCGCGGTGCGCGGTGATGTGTTCCCCGTCCCGGTGTCCGCAGACGGCCACGTGCACGGTGCCGACCGGTCGACCCTCGCTCGGGTCGGGGCCGGCCACCCCGGTCGTCGCGACGGCCCAGTCCGCGTGCAGCATCCTGCTCGCCCCGGCCGCCATGGCCTCGGCGCACTCGCGGGAGACGGTCCCGTGGCGGCGGACGACCTCGGCGGGCACGCCCAGCGCCTCGTGCTTGACCTCGGGGGCGTAGGCCACCACCCCTCCGCGCACCACGGTGCTGGCTCCGGGGACGCCCACGAGCGCCGCGCAGACCAGACCGCCGGTGAGGGACTCGGCCGTGGCCACGGTGGCGCCGAGGGCGCGCAACCTCCCCACCACCTCCGGGGCGCCCGGGACCGAGGCACGCGACCCGGCCGGCGTCATACCTCAGGCCCGTCGCGCGGCGCCGGGGGCGAGGGCCTGCCGGACGTAGTCGACGCCGGTGAGGACCGTGACCAGGACCGCGGCGTACATGACCCACAGGCCCAGGTCGCCCAGCCACCCCACCAACGGTGCCATCACCAGGGAGAGACCGACCGCCTGCAGGACGGTCTTGAGCTTGCCGCCCTTGCTGGCGGGGATCACCCCCCGCCGGATGACGACGAACCGCATGAGCGTGATGCCGACCTCCCGGACCAGGATGACCACCGTGACCCACCAGGGGAGCAGGTCGATGAGGGACAGTCCCACCAGGGCGGTGCCGATCAGCGCCTTGTCGGCGATGGGGTCCATGAGCTTGCCGAAGGCCGTGATGAGGCCCTGTCGTCGGGCGAGGTGACCGTCCACCCAGTCGGTGAGGATGGCGACGAGGAAGACCAGCAGCGCCCACCAGCGCATCGACGTGTCCTGCCCACCCTCGGTCAGCAGCAGCCACCCGAAGAGCGGGACCAGGAGGATCCGCAGGACGGTGAGGGCGTTGGGCAGGTTCCACGGCGAGGCCTGCGGGGTCTCCGGGGCCGTGGCGATCTCGGGGCCGTCGGGGTCGTGGGGACCGATCACAGGGGTCTGGCCTCCTGGGGGCGGGACGGGGCGGGCAGGAGCGGGACGGCCACGAGGTCGACCCCTTCGGTGGCCACCACCTCGGCGGTCACGATCGTGCCGGGGGCGAGGTCCGGTGCGGCCCCGTCGGGGGTGACCAGGTAGGTGACCCCGTCGACGTCGGGCCCCTGCTGCCCGGCCCGGCCGACGAGCCGGTCCTCGCCGCCGTCGGTCTCCACCCCCTCGACCAGGACCTCGACGAGGGTGCCGACGCGCTCCTCGGCACGCTGGGCGGTGAGCTCCTCGACCAGCGCGGTGACGGCCGCCACCCGCTCGGCGATGATCGCCTCGTCCAGCTTGCCGCCGAGGCCCTCGGCCTCGGTGCCGTCCTCGTCGGAGTAGCCGAAGACCCCGACCACGTCCAGCCGTGCCTCCTCCAGGAAGGCGGTCAGCTCGGCCAGGTCCTCCTCGGTCTCCCCGGGGAAGCCGACGATGACGTTGGTGCGGATGCCCGCCTCGGGCAGGCGCGTGCGGACCTGCTCCAGCAGCGTGAGGAACGAGGCCCGGTCGCCGAAGCGCCGCATCCGGCGCAGGAGCGGACCGCTGGCGTGCTGGAAGGAGATGTCGAAGTAGGGGACCACCCCGGGGGTGCTGGCCATGGCGTCCAGCAGGTCGGGGCGGATCTCCGCCGGCTGGAGGTAGGACACCCGGACCCGCTCGATGCCGGGGGTCGTCGTCAGCTCGGGCAGGAGCCGGTCGATGAGGCGCAGGTCCCCCAGGTCCTTGCCGTAGGAGGTGGTGTTCTCGCTGACGAGGAAGACCTCCCGGACGCCTCGCTCCCCCAGCCAGCGCGCCTCCTGCAGGATCTCCTCCGGGCGGCGGGAGACGAAGCTGCCCCGGAACATGGGGATGGCGCAGAAGGCGCACCGTCGGTCGCAGCCCGAGGCGATCTTCAGGGGCGCCCACGGCCGGTCGTCGAGCCGGGAGCGCACCACCCGCGGGCCGCTGGCGGGTGCGACGTCGGCCAGGGGGGTGCTGGGCTCGGGCGTCGGGGGCAGATCCGCGGGCGCCGTGGGCTGCTGGTGCCCCGGGAGCGCGACCGCCCCGGAGGCACCTCCCCGTGCCGCGGGGGCGAGCGGGAGCAGGGTGCGGCGGTCCCGCGGCACGTGGGACGCCGGGCGCTCCCCCGCCAGGATGCGCTGCAGGTGCCCCGACATGTCCGCGTAGGAGTCGAACCCGAGGACGGCGTCCGCCTCGGGCAGCTCCTCGGCCAACGAGCGACCGTAGCGCTCGGCCATGCACCCCACGGCCACGACCTTCTGGGTCCGCCCGGTGCGCTTGAGGTCGTTGGCCTCGAGCAGCGCGTCGATGGAGTCCTTCTTGGCCTGCTCCACGAACCCGCAGGTGTTCACCACCGCCACGTCGGCCTGGGCCGCGTCGTCGACGAGGGTCCACCCCTCGGCGGCCAGACGTCCGGCCAGCTCCTCGGAGTCGACCTCGTTGCGGGTGCAGCCGAGCGTGACGACGGCGACGGAGCGGGCCAGGGACATGACGGCCAGTCTACGGTGGCAGGCCGTGGTCAGTAGCGGTCGCGACCGCCGCGGTCGGTCAGCTCCCAGGCGTCCTCGGACTCCTCGTCGTCCTCCTCGACCACCCGGCTGCCGGAGACGGGGTCGTCGTCGTAGCGGCTGTCGCGCACAGCGGGGCGGATCTCCCCGGTCTCCCCGCCCTCGTCGGACAGCACCTCGTCCTCCTCGTCGACGACGACCACCTCGGCCGCGCCGGCGTCGAACGGCTCGCTGACCGTCTCCGGCTCGGGACGGGGGGCGGGCTCCTGGCCCTGGAGCAGCGAGAGCGTCTCCTCGAGGTCGTCGGGCTTGACGAGGACGTCGCGGGCCTTGGACCCCTCGGAGGGCCCCACGATCCCTCGTGACTCCATGAGGTCCATCAGCCGACCGGCCTTGGCGAAGCCGACCCGCAGCTTGCGCTGGAGCATGGACGTGGAGCCGAACTGCGTGGTGATGACCTGCTCGGCCGCCTGGAGCAGCAGGTCGAGGTCGTCGCCGATGTCCTCGTCGATCTGCTTCTTGGCGGGGGCCGCGACGACCTCCTCGACGTACTTCGGCTTGAGCTGACCGGTGACGTGGGCGACGACGTCGTGGATCTCCGACTCGCTCACCCACGCCCCCTGGACGCGCATGGGCTTGGAGGCCCCCATCGGCAGGAACAGGGCGTCGCCCTGGCCGATGAGCTTCTCGGCGCCGGGCTGGTCCAGGACGACCCGGCTGTCGGCGAGCGAGGAGGTGGCGAACGCCATCCGGGACGGGACGTTGGCCTTGATCAGGCCGGTGACCACGTCGACGGAGGGTCGCTGGGTCGCCAGGACCAGGTGGATGCCAGCGGCACGGGCCAGCTGGGTGATGCGCACCACCGACTCCTCGACGTCGCGCGGGGCGACCATCATGAGGTCCGCGAGCTCGTCGACGACGACGAGCAGGTAGGGGTAGGGCTGGATGACCCGCTCCGAGCCGGGGGGCGGGGTGACCTTGCCCGCGCGGACGGCCTTGTTGAAGTCGTCGAGGTGCTTGTAGCCGTACGCCGCCAGGTCGTCGTAGCGGTGGTCCATCTCCTTGACCACCCAGGCCAGCGCCTCGGCGGCCTTCTTCGGGTTGGTGATGATCGGGGTGATGAGGTGGGGGATGCCCTCGTAGGCGGTGAGCTCGACCCGCTTGGGGTCGACCAGGATCATCCGCACCTCGTCCGGGGTGGACCGCATGAGGATCGAGGTGATCATCGAGTTGACGAAGCTCGACTTGCCCGAGCCGGTGGCACCCGCGACCAGCAGGTGGGGCATCTTGGCGAGGTTGGCGATGACGTAGCCTCCCTCGACGTCCTTGCCGACGCCCATGACCATCGGATGGGTGTTGTTGCGCGCCGCCTGGCTGCGCAGGACGTCCCCGAGGTTGACGTTCTCCCGGTCGGTGTTGGGGATCTCGACGCCCACCGCGGACTTGCCCGGGATCGGCGAGAGGATGCGCACGTCGGCGGAGGCGACGGCGTAAGCGATGTTCTTGGACAGGGCGGTGATGCGCTCCACCTTCACCCCGGAGCCGAGCTCGACCTCGTAGCGCGTGACGGTCGGCCCGCGGGTGAAGTCGGTGACCTGCGCGTCGATGTTGAAGTCGTCGAGGACGCCCGTCAGTGCCTCGACCACCCGGACGTTGGCCTCCGAGCGCTCCTTGTGCGGGCTGCCGGGCCGCAGGATGGTGGAGTCCGGCAGCGTGTAGGTGACGTCGCCGGCCAGCTGCAGCTGCTCCACGCGCTGGGGCAGCTGCGCGGTCGGCGGCGCCTGCAGCTCGTTCTTGGCGGGCGTGGCCGCGGCCTCCCGGAGCTTGTCCACGGCGCTCTTGTCCTGCGGGCGCTTCTGGCCGGGACGCAGCGCGGGGATCTCCTCGGTCGAGTCCCCCGTCCCGGGCTCGGACGCCCGCGCGGCCGGTCGCGTCGACCGCCGCTCGGGCGCGGCCTCCGCCTCCGCCCCGGGCTGCTGGTCCGGCGCGGGGCGGGTGCGGCTGCGGGTGCGCGGGGACGAGGCCGCCCTGGCCCGCTCGACCTCCGCAGCCTGCTCGAACGCGACGTCACCGTGACGCTCGTCGAGGTCGGCAGCACGGCGGCGGGGCCGGCGCTGCCGTGGCAGCACCTCGCCGGTCACGGGGTCCACGTCGTCGAAGCGCGCGGAGTCGAAGAGGTGCTGCTCCACCTCACGGAGGCGGTCGGGGATGCGGTGGACGGGGGTCCGGGTGAGGACGAGGAAGCCGAAGACGCCCAGGAGGGACAGGACGATGTAGGCACCGGTGACGGTGATCGCGGACGCGGGGATCGAGGAGGCGATGAAGCCCAGGACTCCGCCGGAGGCCTGCATGGCCGCCGGTCCCTCCCCGTAGTCGGGGTTGCCGGTGGCCAGGTGCGTGATCCCGCTCGCGGCGACGAGCATGGCGGTGGTGCCGATGCTCATCCGGTTGGTGGCCTGCTGCTGGTCGGGGGCCCGGAAGAGCCGGACGGCGAAGAAGAGCAGGACGACGGGCAGCACGAGGGCCACGCGACCGAAGGTCCCGGCCGCGACGGCGTGGACCGCGTCGCCGAACATGCCGTCCAGGCCCCACCACTCCCGCAGCGCCACGACCAGGGCCAGGGCCAGCAGCAGGAAGCCGGCGCCGTCACGACGGTGCTCGGGCTCCAGGTCGCGGGCCGTGTCCGTCATCGCGCGCACGGTGCCCCCCGTGACACCGGCGATGCCGCGCGCGGCCCGGCCGGGCAGGGAGGGGCCGGGGTCCTTGGCGCCCTTGCCCCCGGCCCGCGCGGGGCGGGCGCCGCCTCCCGACCGTGCGCCGCCCGCGGACCGTCCCCCCGAGCGGTCGGCCGGTCGCGAGGACGACCCGCGGGTGCCGCCGGCGCGGGTGCTGGTCGAGGTCGTCGCAGTCTTGGCCACGGTGGCACGCTACCCAACGACCACGCCCGTCACACGTGTCCCACGCCGGTCCGGGCCGGACGGGGCCCGTGAGCCCCCTGCCGCGAGCAGGCCCGGGTCGCTAGATTGGCGGGATGACCGAGGACGACCCCCGCACCCCGCCGCCGCTCCCGGCCTACCAGCCGCCGACGGACCCGGCGACCCGCTCGGACCCGGCCGCCGACCCGGCCCTGCGCGCCAAGGCTCTCGAGCGGCTCGAGGCGGTCAAGGGCTTCCGGATCCACCTGACCGTCTACCTCGCGGTCATCGGCTTCCTCACGGCGATCTGGGTGGTCAGCGGCGGGGGCTTCTTCTGGCCGGTCTGGCCGGCCCTCGGGTGGGGGCTGGGCCTGGCCCTGCACCTGGCCTCCCTCACGTGGGACAAGGAGCCCACCGAGGCGCAGATCGAGGCCCAGGCGCGCCGGATGGCCAGGGACCGAACCCGGCCCCCCGGGGCCATCGAGGACTGAGTCGCGCCGGAGCCCTCCGCGTCAGGCGTCGATGACCAACGGGATGATCATGGGCCGACGGCGCAGCGTGCTGCCGACGAAGGACCCGACGGTGCGCCGCATGATCTGCTGCAGCTGGTAGGCGTCCTGCACCCCGTTGCGCTGCGCCTCCCGCAGCGCGTCCTCCAGCCGGGGCCGCACCCGCTCGAAGGCCTCCTCGCCCTCGGCGAACCCTCGCGTCTGGATCTCCGGACCGGCCGCGATCGCCCCGGTGGAGGAGTCCCGGACCACGATGATCGTCACGAAGCCCTCGTCGCGCAGGATGCGCCGGTCCTTGAGCAGCGTCTCGTCGGTGGCCCCGACCAGGGAGCCGTCGACGTAGACGTACCCGCAGTCGACGGCGCCCGCGATGCGCGCCACACCGTCGACCAGGTCGACCACCACCCCGTCCTCGGCGAGGACGACGTTCTCCCGCGGCACCCCGGTCGCGACCGCCAGGTCGCCGTTGGCCACGAGGTGACGCCACTCCCCGTGGACCGGCAGGACGTTGCGGGGGCGGACGATGTTGTAGCAGTAGAGCAGCTCGCCGGCGCTGGCGTGACCGGAGACGTGCACCAGGGCGTTCTCCTTGTGGACGACGACCGCACCGCGGCGGGTGAGCCCGTTGATGACGCGGTGGACGGCGTTCTCGTTGCCCGGGATGAGCGAGGAGGCCAGGAGCACGGTGTCGCCCTCCCCCACGTCGATCCGGTGGTCCCCGTTGGCCATCCTCGACAGGGCCGCCATCGGCTCCCCCTGGGATCCGGTGCAGATGAGGACCTGCTCGTCGTCCGGCAGCTGGGTGAGCCGTCCCAGGTCGACCAGGACGCCGTCGGGGACGTGCAGGTAGCCCAGGTCCGCCGCGATCCGCATGTTGCGGACCATGGACCGTCCGACCAGGGCGACCTTGCGCCCGGACCCGGTCGCGGCGTCGAGGACCTGCTGCACCCGG contains:
- the rimO gene encoding 30S ribosomal protein S12 methylthiotransferase RimO; its protein translation is MSLARSVAVVTLGCTRNEVDSEELAGRLAAEGWTLVDDAAQADVAVVNTCGFVEQAKKDSIDALLEANDLKRTGRTQKVVAVGCMAERYGRSLAEELPEADAVLGFDSYADMSGHLQRILAGERPASHVPRDRRTLLPLAPAARGGASGAVALPGHQQPTAPADLPPTPEPSTPLADVAPASGPRVVRSRLDDRPWAPLKIASGCDRRCAFCAIPMFRGSFVSRRPEEILQEARWLGERGVREVFLVSENTTSYGKDLGDLRLIDRLLPELTTTPGIERVRVSYLQPAEIRPDLLDAMASTPGVVPYFDISFQHASGPLLRRMRRFGDRASFLTLLEQVRTRLPEAGIRTNVIVGFPGETEEDLAELTAFLEEARLDVVGVFGYSDEDGTEAEGLGGKLDEAIIAERVAAVTALVEELTAQRAEERVGTLVEVLVEGVETDGGEDRLVGRAGQQGPDVDGVTYLVTPDGAAPDLAPGTIVTAEVVATEGVDLVAVPLLPAPSRPQEARPL
- a CDS encoding FtsK/SpoIIIE family DNA translocase — translated: MTDTARDLEPEHRRDGAGFLLLALALVVALREWWGLDGMFGDAVHAVAAGTFGRVALVLPVVLLFFAVRLFRAPDQQQATNRMSIGTTAMLVAASGITHLATGNPDYGEGPAAMQASGGVLGFIASSIPASAITVTGAYIVLSLLGVFGFLVLTRTPVHRIPDRLREVEQHLFDSARFDDVDPVTGEVLPRQRRPRRRAADLDERHGDVAFEQAAEVERARAASSPRTRSRTRPAPDQQPGAEAEAAPERRSTRPAARASEPGTGDSTEEIPALRPGQKRPQDKSAVDKLREAAATPAKNELQAPPTAQLPQRVEQLQLAGDVTYTLPDSTILRPGSPHKERSEANVRVVEALTGVLDDFNIDAQVTDFTRGPTVTRYEVELGSGVKVERITALSKNIAYAVASADVRILSPIPGKSAVGVEIPNTDRENVNLGDVLRSQAARNNTHPMVMGVGKDVEGGYVIANLAKMPHLLVAGATGSGKSSFVNSMITSILMRSTPDEVRMILVDPKRVELTAYEGIPHLITPIITNPKKAAEALAWVVKEMDHRYDDLAAYGYKHLDDFNKAVRAGKVTPPPGSERVIQPYPYLLVVVDELADLMMVAPRDVEESVVRITQLARAAGIHLVLATQRPSVDVVTGLIKANVPSRMAFATSSLADSRVVLDQPGAEKLIGQGDALFLPMGASKPMRVQGAWVSESEIHDVVAHVTGQLKPKYVEEVVAAPAKKQIDEDIGDDLDLLLQAAEQVITTQFGSTSMLQRKLRVGFAKAGRLMDLMESRGIVGPSEGSKARDVLVKPDDLEETLSLLQGQEPAPRPEPETVSEPFDAGAAEVVVVDEEDEVLSDEGGETGEIRPAVRDSRYDDDPVSGSRVVEEDDEESEDAWELTDRGGRDRY
- a CDS encoding 2TM domain-containing protein; amino-acid sequence: MTEDDPRTPPPLPAYQPPTDPATRSDPAADPALRAKALERLEAVKGFRIHLTVYLAVIGFLTAIWVVSGGGFFWPVWPALGWGLGLALHLASLTWDKEPTEAQIEAQARRMARDRTRPPGAIED
- a CDS encoding ribonuclease J — encoded protein: MSHPHPELAEPAPLVDGGVRVIPLGGLGEIGRNMAVLEHLGKLLVLDCGVLFPEEHHPGVDLILPDFGPVQDRLDDIVAVVLTHGHEDHIGAVPYLLRLRPDIPVVGSQLTLALVEAKLKEHRIAPLTLGVREGDREQLGPFDCEFVAVNHSIPDALAVFVRTSGGTILHTGDFKMDQLPLDGRITDLRAFARFGEEGVDLFMTDSTNAHVPGFTTPERQITPAIERVFHQARRRIIVASFASHVHRVQQVLDAATGSGRKVALVGRSMVRNMRIAADLGYLHVPDGVLVDLGRLTQLPDDEQVLICTGSQGEPMAALSRMANGDHRIDVGEGDTVLLASSLIPGNENAVHRVINGLTRRGAVVVHKENALVHVSGHASAGELLYCYNIVRPRNVLPVHGEWRHLVANGDLAVATGVPRENVVLAEDGVVVDLVDGVARIAGAVDCGYVYVDGSLVGATDETLLKDRRILRDEGFVTIIVVRDSSTGAIAAGPEIQTRGFAEGEEAFERVRPRLEDALREAQRNGVQDAYQLQQIMRRTVGSFVGSTLRRRPMIIPLVIDA